One Carassius auratus strain Wakin chromosome 3, ASM336829v1, whole genome shotgun sequence genomic region harbors:
- the LOC113043310 gene encoding 40S ribosomal protein S15a-like yields MRRSKQEGGSQTDACSVLLCSRETTFFSNRAARPSSFLFPPYCRTGIMVRMNVLADALKSINNAEKRGKRQVLLRPCSKVIVRFLTVMMKHGYIGEFEIIDDHRAGKIVVNLTGRLNKCGVISPRFDVQLKDLEKWQNNLLPSRQFGFIVLTTSAGIMDHEEARRKHTGGKILGFFF; encoded by the exons ATGAGACGCTCCAAACAAGAAGGTGGCAGTCAAACAGATGCCTGCAGCGTCCTTCTGTGTTCTCGCGAGACTACATTTTTCTCTAATCGCGCCGCGCGCCCCTCTTCCTTCCTCTTTCCGCCATATTGCAGAACTG GCATCATGGTGCGCATGAACGTTCTCGCCGATGCGTTGAAAAGCATCAACAATGCAGAGAAACGTGGAAAACGCCAGGTTCTCCTCAGGCCCTGCTCTAAAGTCATAGTGCGCTTTCTTACTGTGATGATGAAGCACG GTTACATTGGTGAATTTGAGATCATTGATGATCACAGAGCCGGGAAAATTGTAGTCAATCTCACAGGGAGGCTGAACAAG TGTGGTGTCATCAGCCCACGGTTCGATGTGCAGTTGAAGGATCTGGAGAAGTGGCAGAACAACCTCCTTCCATCCAGACAGTTCGG ATTCATTGTTTTGACAACCTCAGCTGGCATCATGGACCATGAGGAGGCCAGACGAAAACACACAGGAGGCAAAATCCTTGGGTTCTTTTTCTAA